In Mycobacterium stomatepiae, the following are encoded in one genomic region:
- a CDS encoding alpha/beta hydrolase yields MRRRRPLLRAATELLNAANGLRPVTRNPYASIAVFWFGWPTSEVPGLYAGVSMLDAARRARRGDFAGPKGKAALALTAASWAILGVIGYRGATTPGPVLECGLTEQLGPDYAEELKALPAEPTRRGRRNPPLRTTVARRRFVEKENIVRYGPHGRSNLADIWRRRDLPRDGKAPVLLQVPGGAWMIGWRRPQAYPLMAHLVSRGWICVSMNYRVSPVHTWPDHIVDVKRALAWVKENIADYGGDPNFVAISGGSAGGHLSALAALTPNDPQFQPGFEEADTSVVAAVPFYGRYDWFSTEASGRAQFVEVLEKLVVKQKLSANRELYLDASPIRHVRADAPPFFVLHGTDDSLIPVVEAREFVEELRSVSKSPVAYAELPNAQHAFDIFGSPRAHKSAEAVARFLSWVYATTYLPRD; encoded by the coding sequence ATGCGCCGGCGTAGACCGCTGCTGCGCGCGGCGACCGAACTCCTCAACGCCGCCAACGGATTACGGCCGGTCACCCGCAATCCCTACGCTTCGATCGCGGTGTTCTGGTTCGGCTGGCCGACCTCGGAAGTGCCAGGCCTGTACGCCGGCGTCTCGATGCTGGATGCCGCACGCCGCGCCCGGCGCGGGGACTTCGCCGGGCCGAAAGGCAAAGCGGCGCTGGCGCTGACGGCCGCGTCCTGGGCGATCCTCGGGGTGATCGGCTACCGGGGCGCCACGACCCCGGGCCCGGTGCTGGAATGCGGCCTGACCGAACAGCTGGGCCCCGACTACGCCGAAGAACTCAAGGCGCTGCCCGCCGAGCCGACCCGCCGGGGCCGGCGAAACCCGCCCCTGCGCACCACCGTGGCCCGCCGCCGCTTTGTCGAGAAGGAGAACATCGTGCGGTACGGTCCGCACGGGCGGTCCAACCTCGCTGACATCTGGCGCCGCCGCGACCTGCCGCGCGACGGCAAGGCGCCGGTGCTGCTGCAGGTTCCCGGCGGCGCATGGATGATCGGCTGGCGCCGACCGCAGGCGTATCCCTTGATGGCGCATCTGGTTTCGCGCGGCTGGATCTGCGTGTCGATGAACTACCGGGTCTCGCCCGTGCACACCTGGCCCGACCACATCGTCGACGTCAAGCGCGCGCTGGCATGGGTGAAGGAGAACATCGCGGACTACGGCGGAGACCCGAATTTCGTTGCCATCAGCGGCGGTTCGGCCGGTGGCCACCTGTCCGCGCTGGCGGCCCTGACCCCGAACGACCCGCAGTTCCAGCCCGGCTTCGAGGAGGCCGATACCTCGGTGGTGGCGGCCGTCCCGTTCTACGGCCGCTACGACTGGTTCTCCACCGAGGCCAGCGGCCGCGCCCAGTTCGTCGAGGTGCTGGAAAAGCTGGTCGTCAAGCAGAAACTCAGCGCCAACCGGGAGCTCTATCTGGACGCATCGCCGATCCGGCACGTACGGGCCGATGCGCCACCGTTTTTCGTGCTGCACGGCACCGACGACTCGCTGATCCCGGTCGTCGAGGCGCGCGAGTTCGTCGAGGAACTGCGTTCGGTGTCGAAGTCGCCGGTCGCCTACGCCGAATTGCCGAACGCGCAGCACGCGTTCGACATCTTCGGTTCCCCCCGCGCGCACAAATCCGCCGAGGCCGTGGCGCGGTTCTTGTCCTGGGTGTACGCGACGACCTACCTACCCCGCGACTAG
- the whiA gene encoding DNA-binding protein WhiA, translating into MTTEVKDELSRLVVKSVSARRAEVTSLLRFAGGLHIVGGRVVVEAEVDLGNIARRLRKDIFDLYGYNAVVHVLSASGIRKSTRYVLRVANDGEALARQTGLLDMRGRPVRGLPAQVVGGSVGDAEAAWRGAFLAHGSLTEPGRSSALEVSCPGPEAALALVGAARRLGVSAKAREVRGADRVVVRDGEAIGALLTRMGAQDTRLIWEERRMRREVRATANRLANFDDANLRRSARAAVAAAARVERALEILGDTVPDHLASAGKLRVEHRQASLEELGRLADPPMTKDAVAGRIRRLLSMADRKAKVEGIPDTESAVTPDLLEDA; encoded by the coding sequence ATGACGACCGAAGTCAAGGACGAGCTGAGCCGCTTGGTAGTGAAATCGGTCAGCGCGCGTCGAGCCGAGGTCACCTCGTTGCTGCGCTTCGCCGGCGGATTGCACATCGTGGGCGGCCGGGTGGTCGTCGAGGCCGAGGTGGACCTGGGCAACATCGCGCGCCGGCTGCGCAAGGACATCTTCGACCTGTACGGCTACAACGCCGTCGTGCATGTGTTGTCGGCCAGTGGGATTCGCAAGAGCACCCGCTACGTGCTGCGGGTGGCCAACGACGGCGAGGCGCTGGCCCGCCAGACCGGGCTGCTCGACATGCGCGGGCGCCCGGTGCGCGGCCTGCCCGCCCAGGTGGTAGGCGGCAGCGTCGGGGATGCCGAGGCCGCGTGGCGGGGTGCCTTTTTGGCGCACGGGTCGCTGACCGAGCCCGGGCGTTCGTCGGCGCTGGAGGTCAGCTGCCCCGGCCCGGAGGCGGCACTGGCGCTGGTGGGCGCGGCGCGGCGGCTCGGGGTCAGTGCCAAGGCCCGTGAGGTGCGGGGCGCCGATCGCGTGGTGGTGCGCGACGGCGAGGCGATCGGCGCGTTGCTGACCCGGATGGGCGCCCAGGACACCCGGCTGATCTGGGAGGAGCGCCGGATGCGTCGCGAGGTGCGGGCGACGGCCAACCGGCTGGCCAATTTCGACGACGCCAACCTGCGCCGCTCGGCACGGGCCGCGGTGGCCGCGGCGGCAAGGGTGGAGCGGGCGCTCGAGATCCTCGGCGACACCGTCCCCGACCATCTGGCCTCGGCCGGCAAGCTGCGGGTCGAGCATCGGCAGGCTTCGCTGGAGGAGCTCGGCCGGCTCGCCGACCCGCCGATGACGAAAGACGCCGTGGCTGGCCGTATTCGGCGGTTGCTGTCGATGGCCGATCGCAAGGCGAAGGTCGAAGGCATCCCTGATACCGAGTCGGCCGTGACGCCGGACTTGCTGGAGGATGCTTAA
- a CDS encoding YvcK family protein yields the protein MSPPQSEGIVALGGGHGLYATLSAARRLTPYVTAVVTVADDGGSSGRLRSELDVVPPGDLRMALAALASDSPYGRLWATILQHRFGGSGALAGHPIGNLLLAGLSEVLADPVAALDELGRILGVKGRVLPMCPIALQIEADVSGLEADPRMFRLIRGQVAIATTPGKVRRVRLLPPDPPATRQAVDAIMAADLVVLGPGSWFTSVIPHVLVPELVAALRATSARRALVLNLVAEPGETAGFSVERHLHVLAQHAPGFTVNDIIIDADRVPSERERDQLRRTATLLKAEVHFADVSRPGTPLHDPGKLAAALDGVRTGRTGPAAPSAKATAEIRVDGESSTTGVNGPAGSGPRGDDAWR from the coding sequence ATGAGTCCACCACAGAGCGAGGGCATCGTCGCGCTGGGCGGTGGGCACGGCCTGTATGCGACGCTGTCCGCGGCACGCCGGTTGACGCCCTACGTCACCGCCGTGGTGACCGTCGCCGACGACGGCGGCTCGTCGGGCCGGCTGCGCAGCGAATTGGACGTGGTGCCGCCGGGCGATCTACGAATGGCGTTGGCGGCATTGGCATCTGACAGTCCGTACGGGCGACTGTGGGCGACCATCCTGCAGCACCGCTTCGGCGGTAGCGGGGCGCTGGCCGGGCATCCGATCGGCAACCTGCTGCTGGCCGGCCTGTCCGAGGTGCTGGCCGATCCGGTTGCCGCTCTCGACGAGCTGGGGCGCATCCTCGGCGTCAAGGGCCGGGTGCTGCCGATGTGCCCGATCGCGCTGCAGATCGAGGCCGACGTCTCCGGCCTCGAGGCCGACCCGCGGATGTTCCGGCTGATTCGCGGTCAGGTCGCAATCGCGACCACACCGGGCAAGGTGCGCCGGGTGCGGCTGCTGCCGCCGGATCCGCCGGCGACCCGCCAAGCCGTGGACGCGATCATGGCCGCCGACCTGGTGGTGCTGGGGCCCGGCTCCTGGTTCACCAGCGTGATCCCGCACGTGCTGGTTCCGGAGCTGGTCGCCGCGCTGCGGGCCACCTCGGCCCGTCGCGCCCTGGTGCTCAACCTGGTGGCCGAACCCGGGGAGACGGCCGGGTTCTCGGTCGAGCGGCATCTGCACGTACTGGCCCAGCATGCGCCCGGATTCACCGTCAACGACATCATCATCGACGCGGATCGGGTGCCGAGTGAGCGCGAACGCGATCAACTGCGCCGCACCGCGACCCTGCTAAAGGCCGAGGTCCACTTCGCGGATGTGTCCCGACCTGGTACACCTTTACATGATCCGGGCAAGCTTGCGGCGGCCCTGGACGGGGTCCGAACGGGCCGCACGGGTCCGGCAGCGCCTTCGGCGAAGGCCACCGCAGAGATTCGGGTTGACGGTGAAAGCTCAACGACGGGCGTGAACGGACCGGCTGGCAGCGGACCAAGGGGTGACGACGCGTGGCGATGA
- the rapZ gene encoding RNase adapter RapZ, which yields MTHDSEQRSAPAGGRPGDAAGIDVVLVTGLSGAGRGTAAKVLEDLGWYVADNLPPQLITRMVDFGLAAGSRITQLAVVMDVRSRGFTGDLDEVRNELATRNINPRVVFMEASDDMLVRRYENNRRSHPLQGQQTLAEGIAAERRMLAPVRATADLIIDTSTLSVRGLRESIERAFGGDASLSTSVTVESFGFKYGLPMDADMVMDVRFLPNPHWVDELRPHTGQHPAVRDYVLGQPGAAEFLDAYHRLLSLVVDGYRREGKRYMTVAIGCTGGKHRSVAIAEALMQLLRGANTEGQLSVRVLHRDLGRE from the coding sequence ATGACTCACGACAGCGAGCAGCGGTCCGCGCCCGCGGGCGGCCGACCGGGTGACGCCGCCGGGATCGACGTCGTTCTGGTCACCGGACTGTCCGGGGCCGGGCGCGGTACCGCGGCCAAGGTGCTCGAGGACCTCGGCTGGTATGTGGCCGATAACCTTCCGCCGCAGCTGATCACCCGGATGGTGGATTTCGGGCTGGCGGCCGGGTCGCGGATCACCCAGCTTGCGGTCGTGATGGATGTGCGGTCGCGCGGTTTCACCGGTGACCTCGACGAGGTCCGCAACGAGTTGGCCACCCGCAACATCAACCCGCGGGTGGTGTTCATGGAGGCGTCCGACGACATGCTGGTGCGCCGCTACGAAAACAACCGGCGCAGCCACCCGCTGCAGGGCCAGCAGACGCTGGCCGAGGGCATCGCGGCCGAGCGCCGGATGCTGGCGCCGGTGCGCGCGACCGCGGACCTGATCATCGACACCTCCACGCTGTCGGTGCGGGGTCTGCGGGAAAGCATCGAGCGCGCCTTCGGTGGCGACGCGAGCCTGTCGACGAGCGTCACCGTCGAGTCGTTCGGCTTCAAGTACGGGCTGCCGATGGACGCCGACATGGTGATGGATGTCCGATTTCTGCCGAACCCGCACTGGGTCGACGAGCTGCGGCCGCACACCGGCCAGCACCCCGCGGTGCGCGACTACGTGTTGGGCCAACCGGGGGCGGCGGAGTTCCTCGACGCCTACCATCGACTGCTATCTCTGGTTGTCGACGGCTACCGCCGGGAGGGCAAGCGCTACATGACGGTCGCGATCGGCTGCACCGGCGGCAAACACCGCAGCGTCGCGATCGCGGAGGCGTTGATGCAGTTGCTGCGGGGCGCGAACACCGAAGGACAACTGTCGGTGCGGGTGCTGCACCGGGATCTGGGCCGCGAATGA
- the uvrC gene encoding excinuclease ABC subunit UvrC — protein MPDPATYRPAPGSIPVEPGVYRFRDTHGRVIYVGKAKSLRSRLTSYFADVANLHPRTRQMVTTAAKVEWTVVNTEVEALQLEYNWIKEFDPRFNVRYRDDKSYPVLAVTLNEEFPRLMVYRGPRRKGVRYFGPYSHAWAIRETLDLLTRVFPARTCSGGVFKRHKQIDRPCLLGYIDKCSAPCIGRVSAEQHRQIVDDFCDFLSGRTDRFARELEQQMHAASDELDFERAARLRDDLGAVKRAMEKQAVVLGDGTDADVVAFADDELEAAVQVFHVRGGRVRGQRGWIVEKSADPGDSGEEQLVEQFLTQFYGDQAELGGAADEAANPVPREVLVPCLPSNADELASWLSGLRGSRVALWVPRRGDKRALAETVQRNAKEALQQHKLKRAGDFNARSAALQNIQDALGLADAPLRIECVDISHVQGTDVVGSLVVFEDGLPRKSDYRHFGIREAAGQGRSDDVASIAEVTRRRFLRHLSDQSDPNMLSPEGKSRRFAYPPNLYVVDGGAPQVNAASAVLEELGITDVAVIGLAKRLEEVWVPSEPDPIIMPRNSEGLYLLQRVRDEAHRFAITYHRSKRSKRMTASALDSVPGLGEHRRKALVTHFGSIARLKEATVDQITAVPGIGVATATAVLEALRPEPPEQPGASA, from the coding sequence GTGCCAGATCCCGCCACCTATCGACCCGCTCCCGGATCCATTCCGGTCGAGCCGGGGGTGTACCGATTCCGGGACACGCACGGGCGGGTGATCTACGTCGGCAAGGCCAAGAGCCTGCGCAGCCGGCTGACGTCATATTTCGCCGACGTCGCCAATCTGCACCCGCGCACCCGGCAGATGGTGACCACCGCGGCCAAGGTCGAGTGGACGGTGGTCAACACCGAAGTCGAGGCGCTGCAGCTGGAATACAACTGGATCAAGGAATTCGATCCACGTTTCAATGTGCGTTACCGCGACGACAAGTCCTACCCGGTGCTGGCCGTCACCCTCAACGAGGAGTTTCCCCGGCTGATGGTCTATCGCGGCCCGCGCCGAAAAGGCGTGCGCTACTTCGGCCCCTATTCGCACGCATGGGCGATCCGGGAGACGCTGGATCTGCTCACCCGGGTGTTCCCCGCGCGCACGTGTTCCGGCGGAGTGTTCAAGCGGCACAAGCAGATTGATCGCCCGTGTCTGCTGGGCTACATCGACAAGTGCTCGGCGCCCTGCATCGGCAGGGTCAGCGCCGAGCAGCATCGCCAAATCGTCGACGACTTCTGCGACTTCCTGTCCGGCCGGACCGACCGGTTCGCCCGCGAGCTGGAACAGCAGATGCACGCGGCATCGGATGAACTCGACTTCGAACGGGCGGCCCGGCTTCGCGACGATCTCGGCGCGGTCAAGCGGGCGATGGAGAAGCAGGCCGTCGTGCTGGGCGACGGTACCGACGCCGACGTGGTCGCGTTCGCCGACGACGAGCTCGAGGCGGCGGTGCAAGTGTTTCACGTCCGCGGCGGCCGGGTCCGAGGTCAACGCGGCTGGATCGTCGAAAAGTCGGCTGACCCAGGCGATTCCGGTGAAGAGCAGTTGGTCGAGCAGTTCCTGACGCAGTTCTACGGCGACCAGGCGGAGCTGGGCGGTGCGGCCGACGAAGCGGCCAACCCCGTTCCGCGTGAGGTGCTGGTGCCGTGTCTGCCGTCGAATGCCGACGAGTTGGCGAGCTGGCTGTCCGGGCTGCGCGGATCCCGGGTCGCGCTGTGGGTGCCGCGGCGCGGCGACAAGCGGGCGCTGGCCGAGACCGTGCAGCGCAACGCGAAAGAGGCGCTGCAGCAGCACAAGCTGAAGCGGGCCGGTGACTTCAACGCCAGATCCGCTGCGCTGCAGAACATTCAGGACGCGCTTGGACTGGCCGATGCGCCGCTACGGATCGAGTGCGTCGACATCAGCCATGTCCAGGGCACCGATGTGGTGGGCTCGCTGGTGGTGTTCGAGGACGGGCTGCCCCGCAAGTCGGACTACCGGCACTTCGGCATCCGGGAGGCCGCCGGGCAGGGCCGATCCGACGACGTCGCGTCCATCGCCGAGGTGACCCGGCGCCGGTTCCTGCGCCACCTGAGCGATCAGAGCGACCCGAATATGCTTTCCCCGGAAGGCAAATCACGCAGGTTCGCCTATCCACCCAACCTGTACGTCGTCGACGGCGGCGCGCCCCAAGTCAATGCGGCCAGCGCCGTACTCGAGGAACTCGGCATCACCGACGTCGCGGTGATCGGGCTGGCCAAGCGGCTGGAAGAGGTGTGGGTACCCTCGGAGCCGGATCCCATCATCATGCCGCGCAATAGCGAGGGACTTTATTTGCTGCAGCGGGTGCGTGACGAGGCGCACCGGTTCGCGATCACTTACCATCGCAGCAAGCGATCCAAGCGAATGACCGCCTCAGCGTTGGATTCGGTGCCAGGATTGGGAGAACATCGCCGCAAGGCGCTGGTCACTCATTTCGGATCGATAGCCCGCCTCAAGGAGGCCACCGTCGACCAGATCACCGCCGTGCCGGGCATCGGCGTGGCAACGGCCACGGCCGTCCTCGAGGCGCTACGACCCGAGCCGCCCGAACAACCCGGGGCCTCGGCATGA
- a CDS encoding hemophore-related protein, protein MSKRPLAGLAMGVGCLAVSLSAGTGIASATPDIGPMVNTTCTYDQAMRAVHAENPMAAQYLDQSPPNQQFLQQFMASTPDQRVNLLKAIQNNPGADQAFPIFRQMMISCKNY, encoded by the coding sequence ATGAGCAAACGACCGTTGGCCGGGCTGGCCATGGGGGTTGGGTGTCTGGCAGTGTCGCTAAGCGCGGGAACGGGGATCGCATCCGCTACCCCCGACATCGGCCCGATGGTGAACACAACCTGCACGTATGACCAGGCGATGCGGGCCGTGCACGCGGAAAACCCGATGGCCGCCCAGTACCTGGACCAATCACCGCCGAACCAGCAGTTCCTGCAGCAGTTCATGGCTTCGACTCCGGATCAGCGGGTGAACCTGCTCAAGGCGATCCAGAACAACCCGGGAGCCGACCAGGCGTTCCCGATCTTCCGGCAGATGATGATCAGCTGCAAGAACTACTGA
- a CDS encoding PH domain-containing protein gives MSSRAEWDVELRPHWTPIFAYGAAFLIAVAHIAVGLLLKISSSGVIFQTGDQVAMGGLGLVIAGLVLLFARPRLRAGPAGLSVRNLLGDRLVPWSELVGVSFPAGSRWAHIDLPDDEYIPVMAIQAVDKDRAVDAMDSVRSALARYRPDLRAR, from the coding sequence CTGTCGTCCCGCGCCGAGTGGGATGTCGAACTGCGTCCGCATTGGACGCCGATATTTGCCTATGGTGCGGCATTTCTGATCGCCGTGGCCCATATTGCCGTCGGGCTGCTGCTGAAGATCAGCTCCAGCGGGGTGATCTTTCAAACCGGCGACCAGGTGGCGATGGGCGGTTTGGGGCTGGTCATCGCCGGGCTCGTCCTGTTGTTCGCCCGGCCCCGGTTGCGCGCCGGGCCCGCCGGGCTTTCGGTGCGAAACTTGCTGGGAGACAGGCTAGTTCCATGGTCGGAGTTGGTCGGTGTGTCGTTTCCGGCCGGCAGCCGCTGGGCACACATCGATCTGCCCGACGACGAATACATCCCGGTGATGGCGATCCAGGCCGTCGACAAGGACCGGGCCGTCGACGCGATGGATTCGGTGCGGTCGGCGCTGGCCCGCTATCGGCCTGACCTGCGCGCGCGCTGA
- the ribH gene encoding 6,7-dimethyl-8-ribityllumazine synthase, whose product MRLGIVASTWHSTICEALLAGARKVAAESGIDSPTVVRVHGAIEIPVVAQELARNHDAVIALGVVIRGATPHFEYVCDAVTQGLTRVSLDAATPVGNGVLTTNTEEQALDRAGLPTSAEDKGAQAAGAALTAALTLRDLRARS is encoded by the coding sequence ATGCGGCTCGGCATCGTCGCCAGCACCTGGCACAGCACGATCTGCGAAGCGCTGTTGGCCGGTGCGCGGAAAGTGGCAGCGGAGTCCGGCATCGACAGCCCGACGGTGGTCCGCGTGCACGGCGCGATCGAGATTCCGGTGGTGGCCCAGGAGCTGGCCCGCAACCACGACGCCGTCATCGCGCTCGGCGTGGTGATCCGTGGTGCCACACCGCATTTCGAGTACGTGTGCGACGCGGTGACCCAGGGCCTCACTCGGGTTTCGCTGGACGCCGCCACGCCGGTCGGCAACGGGGTGCTGACCACCAACACCGAGGAGCAGGCCCTGGATCGGGCCGGGCTGCCGACGTCCGCCGAGGACAAGGGAGCTCAGGCGGCCGGCGCCGCGCTGACCGCCGCGCTGACATTGCGTGACCTGCGCGCTCGGTCGTGA
- a CDS encoding bifunctional 3,4-dihydroxy-2-butanone-4-phosphate synthase/GTP cyclohydrolase II has product MTRLDSVERAVADIAAGKAVVVIDDEERENEGDLIFAAEKATPEMVAFMVRYTSGYLCVPLDGAICDKLGLLPMYALNQDKHGTAYTVTVDARNGIGTGISASDRATTMRLLADPASVADDFTRPGHVVPLRAKDGGVLRRPGHTEAAVDLARMAGLQPAGAICEIVSQKDEGSMAQTDELRVFADEHDLALITIADIIEWRRKHEKHIERIVEARIPTRHGEFRAIGYASIYEEVEHVALVRGDIAGPSGEGDDVLVRVHSECLTGDVFGSRRCDCGPQLDAAMAMVAREGRGVVLYMRGHEGRGIGLMHKLQAYQLQDAGDDTVDANLKLGLPADARDYGIGAQILSDLGVRSMRLLTNNPAKRVGLDGYGLHIIERVSLPVRANAENIRYLMTKRDRMGHDLAGLDDFHESVHLPGEFGGAL; this is encoded by the coding sequence ATGACGAGGTTGGACTCCGTCGAGAGGGCGGTTGCCGACATTGCGGCCGGCAAAGCTGTCGTCGTGATCGATGACGAGGAACGTGAGAACGAGGGCGACCTGATCTTCGCCGCCGAGAAGGCGACGCCGGAGATGGTGGCATTCATGGTGCGCTACACCTCGGGCTACCTGTGCGTCCCGCTGGACGGCGCGATCTGCGACAAGCTGGGCCTGCTGCCGATGTACGCGCTCAACCAGGACAAGCATGGGACCGCCTACACGGTCACCGTCGATGCGAGAAACGGCATCGGTACCGGGATTTCGGCGTCCGACCGCGCCACCACGATGCGGCTGTTGGCCGACCCCGCCAGCGTTGCCGACGATTTCACCCGCCCCGGCCACGTGGTTCCGTTGCGCGCCAAGGACGGCGGGGTGCTGCGCCGGCCCGGCCACACCGAGGCCGCCGTCGACCTGGCCCGGATGGCGGGCCTGCAGCCCGCGGGCGCGATCTGCGAGATTGTCAGCCAAAAGGACGAGGGCTCGATGGCCCAGACCGATGAGCTGCGGGTGTTCGCCGACGAACACGACCTCGCGCTGATCACCATCGCCGACATCATCGAATGGCGGCGCAAGCACGAAAAGCACATCGAGCGGATCGTCGAGGCGCGTATCCCGACCCGGCACGGCGAGTTTCGCGCGATTGGCTACGCGAGCATCTACGAGGAAGTCGAGCACGTGGCGCTGGTGCGCGGCGACATCGCCGGGCCCAGCGGTGAGGGCGACGACGTGCTGGTGCGGGTGCACTCAGAATGCCTGACCGGCGATGTGTTCGGTTCGAGGCGCTGCGACTGCGGCCCCCAGCTCGACGCGGCGATGGCCATGGTCGCTCGGGAGGGTCGCGGCGTGGTGCTCTACATGCGCGGTCACGAGGGCCGCGGCATCGGCCTGATGCACAAACTGCAGGCCTATCAGCTGCAGGATGCCGGTGACGACACCGTCGACGCCAACCTCAAGCTCGGATTACCGGCCGATGCAAGGGATTACGGAATCGGCGCGCAGATCCTGTCGGACCTGGGCGTGCGGTCGATGCGGCTGCTGACCAACAACCCGGCCAAACGGGTCGGGCTGGACGGGTACGGGCTGCACATCATCGAGCGCGTCTCCCTTCCGGTACGGGCCAACGCGGAGAACATCCGCTATCTGATGACCAAACGAGACAGGATGGGACACGATTTGGCCGGGCTGGACGACTTCCACGAATCCGTCCATCTGCCGGGCGAGTTCGGTGGTGCTTTGTGA
- a CDS encoding riboflavin synthase, giving the protein MFTGIVEELGEVTGRDVLADAARLTIRGPVVTADAGHGDSIAVNGVCLTVVELLADGQFTADVMAETLDRSNLGGLQVGKRVNLERAAAVNSRLGGHIVQGHVDGTGQVVARTPSEHWEVVRIEIPAAVARYVVEKGSITVDGISLTVSGLGAEPRDWFEVSLIPTTRELTTLGAAAVGTQVNLEVDVIAKYVERLMTARNQ; this is encoded by the coding sequence ATGTTCACCGGAATTGTCGAGGAACTCGGCGAGGTCACCGGCCGCGATGTGCTCGCCGACGCCGCCCGCCTGACCATCCGCGGTCCCGTTGTCACCGCCGACGCCGGCCACGGGGATTCGATCGCCGTCAACGGCGTCTGCCTGACGGTCGTCGAATTGCTCGCCGACGGCCAATTCACCGCCGACGTGATGGCCGAGACCCTGGACCGGTCCAACCTGGGCGGGCTGCAGGTCGGCAAGCGGGTCAATCTCGAGCGGGCCGCCGCGGTCAACAGCCGGCTCGGCGGGCACATCGTGCAGGGGCACGTCGACGGCACCGGCCAGGTGGTGGCCCGGACTCCCTCCGAGCATTGGGAAGTGGTGCGCATCGAGATCCCCGCGGCGGTCGCGCGGTATGTCGTGGAGAAGGGATCGATCACCGTCGACGGGATCTCGCTGACCGTCTCCGGGCTCGGTGCCGAGCCGCGGGACTGGTTCGAGGTCTCGCTGATCCCAACTACCCGGGAGCTGACCACCCTCGGTGCTGCTGCGGTCGGCACCCAGGTGAACCTCGAAGTCGACGTGATCGCCAAATATGTCGAGCGACTGATGACCGCAAGAAACCAATGA
- a CDS encoding LppX_LprAFG lipoprotein — protein sequence MQTRRRLTAVLASLTVATALIAGCSSGSKPSGGPLPDATNLVKQSADVTKTVKSVHLVLSTQGKIPGLPIKQLTGDLTTVPSTAASGNAQLSMAGSDIDANFVVYDSVLYATLTPNKWSDFGKASDVYDVSVLLSQDAGLANVLTNFTNAKAEDRETINGQTTIKISGNVAADAVNKIIPSMSASQPLPATVWIQESGDHQLVQANLQKSEGNSVQITLSDWGKPVTVTKPPVS from the coding sequence ATGCAGACACGCCGCCGACTCACGGCCGTCCTCGCTTCCCTGACTGTCGCCACCGCCCTGATCGCGGGCTGCTCGTCGGGTTCGAAGCCGAGCGGCGGCCCGTTGCCCGACGCCACAAACTTGGTCAAGCAGTCCGCCGACGTCACCAAAACCGTCAAGAGCGTTCACCTGGTGCTGTCGACGCAGGGCAAGATTCCCGGACTGCCGATCAAGCAGCTGACCGGCGACCTGACCACCGTCCCGAGCACCGCCGCGTCGGGCAATGCGCAGCTGTCGATGGCGGGCTCCGACATCGACGCCAACTTCGTCGTCTACGACTCGGTGCTGTACGCCACGCTGACCCCGAACAAGTGGAGCGACTTCGGTAAGGCCTCCGACGTCTACGACGTCTCGGTGCTGCTCAGCCAGGACGCCGGACTGGCCAACGTGCTGACGAACTTCACCAACGCCAAGGCCGAGGACCGCGAAACGATCAACGGCCAGACCACGATCAAGATCAGCGGAAACGTCGCCGCCGATGCGGTCAACAAGATCATCCCGAGCATGAGCGCGAGCCAGCCGTTGCCGGCCACCGTCTGGATTCAGGAGAGCGGCGACCACCAGCTGGTCCAGGCCAACCTGCAGAAGAGCGAAGGCAATTCCGTCCAGATCACGCTGTCGGACTGGGGCAAGCCGGTCACCGTCACCAAGCCCCCGGTGAGCTGA